One genomic segment of Methylocystis sp. SC2 includes these proteins:
- a CDS encoding MaoC family dehydratase, translating to MSKSKINVGNFFEDFKIGQVIRHAAPRTVTVGEVALYTALYLPRFAVQSSTAFAQAIGYERAPIDDLLVFHLVLGKTVPDVSLNAIANLGYADFKFLIPVYPGDTLSATSEVIGLKENSNKETGVVYVRTTGANQRGETVLSYARWVMVKKRDRDAPVGPEVVPDLPKSVAPSELGRAAPAINVAAYDKALAGSRYFWGDYEQGEKIDHIDGMTVEEAEHQLATRLYQNNSKVHFNQYYEAQGRFGKRIIYGGHVISLARALSFNGLENVFHISAVNGGRHVNPLFAGGTVFAWSEVLEKAEIPGRQDIGALRLRLVATKDKPCADFPLHGADGKPDPAVLLDLDYWGVLPR from the coding sequence ATGAGCAAGTCGAAGATCAACGTCGGCAATTTCTTCGAGGACTTCAAAATCGGCCAGGTCATTCGCCACGCGGCGCCGCGGACGGTCACGGTTGGCGAGGTCGCGCTGTATACGGCGCTGTATTTGCCGCGTTTCGCCGTGCAATCCTCGACCGCCTTCGCGCAGGCGATCGGCTATGAGCGCGCCCCGATCGACGATCTGCTCGTCTTCCATCTCGTGCTCGGCAAGACCGTGCCCGACGTCTCGCTCAACGCCATCGCCAATCTCGGCTACGCCGATTTCAAATTTCTGATCCCCGTCTATCCGGGCGACACGCTGTCGGCGACCTCGGAAGTCATCGGCCTTAAAGAGAATTCCAACAAGGAGACCGGCGTCGTCTATGTGCGCACGACGGGCGCCAATCAGCGCGGCGAGACCGTGCTGAGCTATGCGCGCTGGGTGATGGTGAAGAAGCGGGACCGCGACGCGCCCGTGGGGCCGGAGGTCGTGCCCGATCTGCCGAAGTCCGTCGCCCCTTCCGAGCTTGGCAGGGCGGCGCCGGCGATCAATGTCGCCGCCTATGACAAGGCGCTCGCCGGCTCCCGCTATTTTTGGGGGGATTACGAACAGGGCGAGAAAATCGACCATATCGACGGCATGACAGTCGAGGAGGCGGAGCACCAGCTCGCCACCCGGCTCTACCAGAACAACTCGAAAGTCCATTTTAATCAGTACTATGAGGCGCAGGGCCGCTTCGGCAAGCGGATCATCTACGGCGGCCATGTGATTTCCCTCGCCCGGGCGTTGTCCTTCAACGGCCTGGAGAACGTCTTCCATATCTCGGCCGTGAACGGCGGACGCCACGTCAATCCGCTGTTCGCCGGGGGCACGGTCTTCGCCTGGTCGGAGGTTCTGGAGAAGGCGGAGATTCCCGGGCGTCAGGATATCGGCGCTTTGCGGCTGCGGCTCGTCGCCACCAAGGACAAGCCCTGCGCCGATTTTCCGCTCCACGGCGCCGACGGCAAGCCCGACCCGGCGGTGCTGCTGGATCTTGATTATTGGGGCGTGCTGCCGCGATGA
- a CDS encoding DUF167 family protein, translating into MGEGGAEKPSCAWTIESGGVAVYVRLTPKGGRDAVEGVETLADGRSVLKARVRAAPENGRANAALIALIAATLRTPKSAVSIRAGATGRVKTVFVAGAPALYLDALGKLAPTNG; encoded by the coding sequence TTGGGTGAAGGAGGCGCGGAGAAACCATCCTGCGCCTGGACGATCGAATCGGGCGGCGTCGCCGTTTACGTGCGGCTGACGCCGAAAGGCGGACGCGACGCCGTCGAAGGCGTGGAGACTCTCGCCGACGGCCGCAGCGTCCTGAAGGCGCGGGTGCGCGCCGCGCCGGAGAACGGCCGAGCGAATGCGGCGCTGATCGCGCTGATCGCCGCGACGCTCAGAACTCCTAAAAGCGCGGTTTCGATCCGCGCCGGCGCGACCGGCCGCGTCAAAACAGTTTTCGTTGCGGGCGCGCCCGCGCTTTATCTCGACGCGCTGGGCAAGCTGGCGCCAACAAACGGTTAG
- a CDS encoding YggT family protein, with protein MSYAMVKLLLTIIDIYWWILLATVVVSWLTAFDVINMRSNVAYSIWKWLNAMTEPLLGPIRSVLPSVGGLDISPLILLLLMQFLRDLIASSAGAYALG; from the coding sequence ATGTCCTACGCTATGGTCAAACTTCTTCTCACGATCATCGATATTTACTGGTGGATTCTGCTTGCCACGGTGGTCGTGTCCTGGCTCACCGCCTTCGACGTCATCAATATGCGCTCGAATGTCGCCTATTCGATCTGGAAATGGCTGAACGCCATGACCGAGCCGCTGCTGGGTCCGATCCGCTCGGTGCTGCCCAGCGTCGGCGGCCTCGACATCTCTCCGCTTATTCTGCTGCTGCTCATGCAGTTCCTGCGCGATCTCATCGCCAGCAGCGCCGGCGCCTACGCGCTTGGGTGA